A window of Cherax quadricarinatus isolate ZL_2023a chromosome 53, ASM3850222v1, whole genome shotgun sequence genomic DNA:
CTCTGCACAACTGTCTTCCATCTTTTCATACACTTAAAATCAATGGCGAGCAGGGCCGACACAATGAATCATCGTACCTACGCGGGAAATGCTCATCTCCAGCGTACTAGTACGCCTCGTTAGGAAAAATAAACTCAGGAACCATTAGCAGACGTTCCGCCACAAATTTCATTACCATGGAGCAGGATTTGCCAGTGACTCGAATGATTTCAAACCAAATTTATTAGTTTTATAAGTGTAATTCAGCTATAAATCGCACTTGAGTAAATTTAACCCGGTGCAGTTACTGTAAATTTGTTTTAATTATTCTCTGAAATGTTATAAATATTCATTTTACATAAACTTGGaccaaataataaatcttaacgTCGGCAGTTTCCCACCGAAGCAGGTTGACCCAAGAAACTTTCCTCGTTAAACACTTCAGTCAATCGTATATAATAAATTtacatgtcactccaaacagccaatatccctaACCCCCTCCTGTGAAGtgcagccattgtacttcccatctccaggactcgagtccgattAACAGATTTCTTCgactcccttcacaaaatattaccctactcgcACAGCACGTCAGTTCCCAAAAacccattagtctccattcactcgcaTCTAACAGGCTCACTCACACTCGCTGGAAGTTAGTCCCTCGCCAACCAAACCTCTTTCACCCCCGTCCCTCACTTTCCTGGCgggacccctaccctgccttcctgccACTATAGATTTACTCATTCTACTTCGTTCCTTcctctctgaatgaccaaacccCCTAAAAAAACCCTCTTCATCCCCCAGACTAATAGTTTAACTCCACACCAACTAATTtctacactacaaattctctacaTATTTACCTttacacatctccactgcctccagcctctgcCTTACTAAAACATTCGCAACCCATGCATTTTACTACATACATAATTTCAAAGTAAAGCAATGTCTGGCAAGAATTTCTCCATGATTGTTAATAAAGCCTTTAAAACTCCTAATATAAAACCATAGTATTAAACTAGTATTGATGAAAGAATCTTAGTCTTTGTATCAGTAAACTTCAAAATATCACTGGCGCTTTAACGCCGCTGTTGCCTAGTTAATTTTCTCACACTTCATAACTGTTACCTTATTCCACTCACTTTAGTCTTAAATTCAAAAAAATTAACTAATTTCtcacctccacccccccccctcccttcctacctgttttttttttcccccccactTGCCACACCTAAGGGCTTAATAGTTAAACTATATATACAGATTAAAACCTTTTAACGCTGTACGCTTAAAATTACTTGTGCTCTAATTTTAGTTCAGTTCCGTAAGTTTGCTttaccaaccccccccccccctccctcgctCTGCACCCCCCTCAGTATCGGCAGCAATTCCTgctaattccccccccccccgaaacaaAGCAAACTGTGCATATTAATAAAAAGCCAAGTATATAACTGCTAGTCTTTCATATTTCTATTTGCGACTCCTGTCGCATTAATTATAGCACTAGTTACTTCTGCTCTTCTGAACCATTAACTTTTGACGTTTCTAAAGATTTTAACATTTAGATGCAGATAACAGAAGTTACGTTGATCTTCCTGGTACTTCCATTCATGGCGGCAACACTGGCAGTGAACTCCACCCTTGATACACCTGATCATGGAATTCTGCCTAATCACACGAGCCCAATGTCTAAAGTAGCAGAGCCAAATACTACAGTTGAAGGAAGACAGCTCTTCGAAGCCTTAAGCAGGCCGTCTCTACCCCTCTTGACGTAAGTTTTGATTTTCTGACAATATTATACTTAAAGTATATGGTACACAGAATGGTAAACCTGGCTAGTTTGACCCTGAACTCTGTACGAAAGTAATTACCCACATTGTTTACACAGCCGAATTGTAGCCTTCAGTGCGAGGAAAGCTACGGGAAGACTCCATGCATTCACCCACATCCACTTCCGTGTAAGCATAACATTTTAAATATTTCTACAGCAGAATCATAATGGCAAAGCTTTCTAATATTGCTAAACATTGTTCTAATCTACTGAATTATTGAACGTACAAATTAATGGAAAGAGATTTAGTAATTTAAACTCTTGCTTAGCCGTGAAAATTTCTGCTACAGGATGTCTTGACAAATGTTGGTGGCGGCTGGGACCACGCTACCAGCGAGTTCGTAGCTCCTTACAACGGTGGCTACTACTTCAGTTTTCATGCTGTCGGCGCCAGGAACAGTGATTTCACGTAAGAGCTGTTTATGAAGTTTTAAATCTGCTCATTATTGTTTAATTTACTTTAACCTTCAAAATTTTCCAGAATTGGTTTGACGAGGAACGGAGTTTATCAAGTGACTGCCTACGGCACTGAGCCAAGCTTTGAACATGGGTCTAATTCAGTGTTTCTGCAACTGCGTCGTTTAGACAGGATATCCCTGGATCTGCAACAAGGTAGCATCTATGAACACCCTGGTGACGAAGCTTATACCACTTTCAGTGGGTTTCTATTGTTTTCGTTATAAAATCTTTCATGAATTTTAATAAAACTGTTTAGTATTCTATAAAGATTGAACATTTAATTTACTAGAAAGTTTTCTCTAGGAAATTCCTTGGTAGGAATTCTCCATAGTTGCAACCTAGTACTTAATAGGCACAAAAGGTTCCTGTCCTTTAATCACGAATTTGCCAAAATCCTTGGCTTTAAATCTGGTTAATTATACGACCCTAGCGAGTAAACAGCATCCTTATTAAAATTAAAACATGGTTTCCCTGAAAGCCCTATTCTCGCCATTTGAAAGCTCGTGTGAAAAGCTTTAACTGGTGGGTTTAGCGCCTTAAGCCCTCCTTCACTTATCCTTTCCAAACCTTTTTCTTTTCTACTCTGGGTCTAATTCTTTGCTTCTTATTGTTGCAaagtggaggttcatcctcccccTCTTGTCCCATCCCAAGTTTCTTCCAAGGTTAATTTCTAACCTCTCATCACCCCCTTAGATAGTAATTTCCATAGTCTCTTCGATCTTTACAAGCCCTCCCCCCCTCCGTTCTCTGATAACGTACTACCTGTTAATACTTTGCTGTATTACACTGCAGCCCACATCTCTTCCGTTAGATTTTAATGTTCATCCTTTCCTCTAGGGgaagggggtctcactgtgacaaTCTTTGTAGTTAGAGGTTAGTCTCGTTTGTCATCccgtccatgttttaaatacgggtactctcACCCATTTTCACCCTCACTGAATTCTGATCCTAGACTGCACTTGACCTGGTCTGTGCTCCCATATTTGCAAGTCTGCGATCATTTTCCTACTTGTTACTTTTTCGAATTCTCTTCCTCGAGGCCCACGTTGGCAATTTGAATAGGCGAATTGGGACCCATACTAGTCACTATTTTCAGTGAGTAATCTTTACTGATAAGCGGTTATACCTATTTTGGTACTTTTAATTGCGGCTTCATTTTCTTACCTCGAGCAGGAactctcagaaatgcgtgccttcaGGGTCTGTTCGCTCAGTACGTTTGAAACTTTCTGCATGGGGCCGATTTTGTTAAAAATGAGCGGTTGCCCGACGTCATTCGCGAAGCTAAACTCGCTTGTTAGGGGGAGGGGGTCATATTTGTCCTTATTCTGACTTCCACCGAGTGCAGTTGGGAATATAATACGGAAATAGCCATGTACTCTCTAGACCCGGCTCCGTTcttcgggttgccggtgttggcAGTGTTCCCAGATATTGGAAATTTTCTCCGTATCTTTAAAGAGCTCCATCTACGCTCCTAGTTTTTCCTCCAAGCCTGCAAGAGGGTTACTGCTCGTGCCTTGCACTCTTTGAACTAGTCAACACTGATTGCCGCTTGTTAGCAGCTGGACCTGACGGCATTCTTATTCATGTGCTTCAGCATTTAGCCTTTGCAATTCTCTTGCGTCTTTTCAATCTTGTTTGGTTAAAAGTTCTCCAGCTTCGGAAAACTGCAGTTCTGCCTTTTCGTAGACAAGGTACCAAGTGCGAGGCATCATGGCTTCAGTCCCATTGCTCTTAACAGTACAACTTGAAAGTTTGTGGAACATCTTGTAATTATGTTTGGACAGTATTTACACACACACTggcctctccactagtcaatttgGCTTTCATAGGAGCCGCTCTACTATTGACCTCTTACCTTGAAAAGGTACGACACCACCAGGAGATGTAACATCTTTGTCCAAattcattccttaggcctccaaggcaatctgCCACTTTTCCTTGAACTTTGACATTTCCATGTTTGGGTTCATGATTCACTTTCACAACTGTCCAAGCAGGTATTGTGCAGGGATGTGTACCTAGAAGCGCACATTTTCTAAAATCTCTAAATGTCCTGTTCTCCCATTTAATATTTGATAATTTTGTCACTTTGCTATAGCCTTTGCACTGTCGCCTAGGGGCAGGCTTATTCCAGAATTGTGTAGTTTCTATCTTTCCACTATGCACGGGATTAAGCTGGTGCTAAAAGGCACCAAATTTTTCAGTTGTCTGATACTCGATTGTACCTGTATGGCTCCCATATTCCTTTAAGTAATATGGTCTAATTTCTCTGCATCTAGTTTGATTTCCGGctatcctggaaacctcgcatTACCTCCCTGTAAGCAACTTGCCATATCAGACTGAACATCCTTAATCCTCTCCAACTACTCGAGGGAGGATCGTCGCGCACTACTGCATTCGACCCTAATTTTATGGAAACTAGCCTATGACGACCAGATATTATGCAGCCTCTCCTGCCACTCTAGGCTCGATCACATCCATCATTGTTTGCCTAGGTGCTTTTTCGTTCCTCTCCTGTAGAGCCTATATACAGAGGCGAATGTTCTGTCCTTTAAAgattgccgtgatgcccattgcctctgTTTTGTCCACACGTATGGCCTTCACGAACTTTCTACATACGGGACAGTAACTGAAGTAAGTACAGGTCCATTATTTGTTCACTGCCTCTGTTTACTCTGCCCCCTTTTCTCTTTACTCTCTCTTGACCTACCTTcagttacccccccccccccttgacgTGTTCATCTAGCATCAAACTGATATTTTTTTCCTGTGAGGTACTGACAGTTCGTCTGTTCTTCCCCTACCGTCTTGTGCAAAAACTAAAATATTTACAGATGCCTCTTCAACACTTTCGGTCGCATTCTAGTTCAGTTGGTTTGTACTGATGGTTCTATAACCTCTGGTGTCGTTTTCAGCATTGTTCCCTAGCAGTGTTAGACCGAATTTATTAAATTCGGTTTCTGATGGTTTCGGACTCTAGTGCTTGGCAAGTTATCAAATTTAATTCGCCACGTACCCTACTTGGTATAAAACTTCAATTGCGCCGCATttctagcaaaaaaaaaaaaaaaaaaaaaaaaaaaaaaatagcaggtATACTCTTCTGCGTGGTTAGTGGTAAATGACTGTTTTATATTGAGGTATTCCATTCTCTTACTATTTTGCTCTAATCTCGAGCCATCTtcgcacctgttggcaacaacgttaaTCAGAGTTGATTCATAACATGTTACATTATCAGATGAGGATCCTGGTCTTTTCATCAACGATGTCGTGGTTGGGAGATTACTTTCCCCCCTTACATTGGGCGCACACTTCTCATTCATGGGCATCTCGTGGAGAAATGACCTGTTCCAATGAGGATTGTAAAGTTTTAACTTCAGAATTTCCCTCGGTTGTCGTCACCACTCTTAGTTATCACCATGCTGACAGCCTGACCTTGGACACAAATgccctctttgactttttgaccATAACGGATTTATTACACCTTTGATTATACTTATAGCACTCCTCACCGCCCTTAAGAACACTCCACTAGTCTCGGATCAAGCATTTTAATTCGTTAGCACACCATACCCCTGCAGCGTACATAACCCACCCAAGAGTTGTAAATCACTGGCAGAATGCCCAGTCTGCAGTGCAGCACCTCAAGGGGGCTCCTtgaagcagtgaagagggtttttttttccttctctctcctgaAGAATTTGATCTTAGTgttcttcctcagactgaacctagtaACCTAGGAGCCGGGTAGGAgagctttttttttatatatattttatttaaaacagtgagatacaaatgacagaaatatattaaaaagatgcACGACAAAAGATTACTGCACAAGAATCTCACTTAACCCGAAACATAATAACGACACCATACAGTTAGTGGTAATTCACTCacgcacaacacaccgtatattagtGGTAATACACTCGCActcaacactatacattacagtgatagttttatttgttaaagaacatctctaacaaggttacatattacaAAACATCGAACACTGaaaattatgaagattgtacaataaaagaGAAAAACCACACACAATGACAcgcatacacaagcacacacgtatACACTACACGAGACTACATCAGgtacatactaggtgaggtttctgcctgtcaacacacacgtatgcaagactaaacctaagatctcaggtgcccaacagagcaccacgatactcaaacattaatttaggcgattatcacgagatcttaacatagACATAAGTATTTAGGATTCAAAGAAGGAAACTGGATAATACaaagtcacaataaaaacatccaatataactaAACAAAAATGCGATGTGATTTTTTTACATCTCatcaaaacaaagaaaaaatgaTGCAATTAGTTACAtgtaatgtaatataatattactgaaaagcacactgtaacacagcataaaatataaacaTAAATAAGAACCAATTGCTTACGCTAggaatcacttttttttttttttaaccatttacaattgaatcaaaatcattaaagacacctataaattatttgagtctcattgaaaattttcatcataaagtccttgaagtGATTTATACATGAAAAATATGCGATCGTAGTGAAACACATTTCCAAATAACTGTGTAgttcctgaaaccctcggggcaataacccTATTGCCCCTAGATAtcaactcaattatacatccatataaacagctctccatgctcacccccatgtctaggaaaatagcccgttgtccccttacccactttgcaaatcccataaatcccttaatgtgaaatttcgataaccctcactaaaatctctcccatctccctccatacacccctttatttctacactgtgtcctatagaaagttgctgccaacgcattaattcttgcGCGCACGTcagcctccctcatagcccaatatatatatatatatatatatatatatatatatatatatatataatatatatatatatatatatatatatatatatatatatatatatatatatatatatatatatatatatatatatatatatatatatatatatatattattatatatatatattatatatataaaatccgtaatcatatacccaatcgcattctcaacccttttattcaccccagttatatctaaacttaaaaccctcaagacctgcaaacaccctccccccccactaaccttaaaaccttacccatccaaacccttataagttcaatataatcgcaaaaatacaccgtatgataaatagtcgccaatcctccacaatccttgcattccccatcctctcgtattctcttataaaATAAAACCATTcttgacggcaagattccatgtaaaaatctatacataacttctctgactttaggttttaaacgcaatttatttaaacgcccccaaatattacgccaatcatacatcggataaactccttctaccgccgctaccaaagccttactatctgccctatcaagatttctcaatttaatgtgaaggatccctcacgtttatgaagacccgtaacattgcctcgcctatcatgaactccctaaaccccccccccccaaacaccgtcgcatatcctgatgtatcctatgaagaccgtcttctttcgccccccccccctcccgcttataactgttttaaatacatacttattatcctcttttcgacatctacaaggcccagccctccacggccaaccgggattgtgacaaccgctctacttaaccattcgctccctgttccccaaatgaatctaaaaacacttttttgtaaccttttttttttttttttttaactcgcaacgaagtatcggaaatattactgtaacatgccatagtttactatataatagcacattcgttgtaatcaccctttgttgcaaacttaaattagcagctcttaaaccactgaggcgcttcagaacgctatcaacgatacgcacggaatttatttgtgctaacttgatatcatttacataaacgatcccacatatctttatttggtccaccctttcccacctttcagcaaccattccttcctcacgtgacccttttccaagattcatatactgtTTTCCCCGTGTTAATagtcatgccagtagcctttttaaaaattttcactaacttttctacccgaatcaaatcaatgttttctctcaccaaaatcgtcgtatcgtcgacatatccaacaatgcccgctcccccatcctttacattacccatcccctttgcttccaataaaacccttatccctctcctctataaaagggatcttgaaaacaagcaaaaaaaatttgtgaaaggggacaaccttgacgcaaaccccttcccatctgaattcgatctcccaacctcccattcacctgcacacgcaaggttgcctcccgatacattaatttggcccatgatataatttccgccccaaacccctgccatctcatgatcttccataacgtctcccgttccacactatcatatgccgcctcccaatctatagccaatacccccccctcccaaacttactctttcttcaataaaacttctaatcataccgtgaccttcatacatagacctgcccggcaccccatattgtcccttgtcaatcactttgcccaggacttttttttattgttagccaagatccttccaaaaattttagtCCCCacataacgagattgcacgataatcttcaaccgttaatggctcacctttaggaactaggacgaccatagccaacctttgttgttcccctaaaaccccatcccgcctcattatattgaataaatgtaccaaaaacccctttaaaacgttccaat
This region includes:
- the LOC128692417 gene encoding cerebellin-2-like isoform X2 translates to MQITEVTLIFLVLPFMAATLAVNSTLDTPDHGILPNHTSPMSKVAEPNTTVEGRQLFEALSRPSLPLLTRIVAFSARKATGRLHAFTHIHFRDVLTNVGGGWDHATSEFVAPYNGGYYFSFHAVGARNSDFTIGLTRNGVYQVTAYGTEPSFEHGSNSVFLQLRRLDRISLDLQQGSIYEHPGDEAYTTFSGFLLFSL
- the LOC128692417 gene encoding cerebellin-2-like isoform X1, which gives rise to MMQITEVTLIFLVLPFMAATLAVNSTLDTPDHGILPNHTSPMSKVAEPNTTVEGRQLFEALSRPSLPLLTRIVAFSARKATGRLHAFTHIHFRDVLTNVGGGWDHATSEFVAPYNGGYYFSFHAVGARNSDFTIGLTRNGVYQVTAYGTEPSFEHGSNSVFLQLRRLDRISLDLQQGSIYEHPGDEAYTTFSGFLLFSL
- the LOC128692417 gene encoding cerebellin-2-like isoform X3 translates to MSKVAEPNTTVEGRQLFEALSRPSLPLLTRIVAFSARKATGRLHAFTHIHFRDVLTNVGGGWDHATSEFVAPYNGGYYFSFHAVGARNSDFTIGLTRNGVYQVTAYGTEPSFEHGSNSVFLQLRRLDRISLDLQQGSIYEHPGDEAYTTFSGFLLFSL